A genome region from Tenrec ecaudatus isolate mTenEca1 chromosome 13, mTenEca1.hap1, whole genome shotgun sequence includes the following:
- the C13H2orf66 gene encoding uncharacterized protein C2orf66 homolog, whose amino-acid sequence MSRARLLPLYVALVLLTHAPGASLGKEEKWKPLNHPRNRDLFLRALQAYFKGRGLDLGKFPNTFSREENPRLLSFHSELLASAFGDYEEQKHALPRDLKG is encoded by the exons ATGTCCCGGGCACGCCTGCTGCCGCTGTATGTTGCCTTGGTCCTCTTGACGCACGCACCTGGAGCCTCActgggaaaggaagagaaatggaagccactcaaccaccccagaaaccgaGATCTA TTTCTCAGAGCCCTTCAGGCATATTTTAAAGGAAGAGGTCTCGATCTTGGAAAGTTTCCAAATACTTTCTCCAGGGAGGAGAACCCCAGGCTTCTGTCTTTCCATTCAGAACTCCTTGCCTCTGCTTTTGGAGACTATGAAGAACAGAAACACGCCCTTCCCCGTGATCTCAAAGGCTGA